The following are encoded together in the Brassica napus cultivar Da-Ae chromosome A9, Da-Ae, whole genome shotgun sequence genome:
- the LOC125578122 gene encoding uncharacterized protein LOC125578122, producing MTGPETRYPTLEKMALAVVEAARKLRPYFQSHSVEVLTDQPLRTILQNTNRSGRLTKWAIELELEQDLALPSPNWTLHVDGSSTNKGAGAGVQLQSPTGELIRQSFSFGFPASNNEAEYESLIAGLRLAKVVKAKRLSAYCDSQLVASQFSGDYDARNDRMDAYLKIEQSLAAEFKFFELVKVPRGKNVCADALAALGSKLRDQVKRTIPIHRIEKPSIDILTDQTLVIAPVTEPATLDDDGFGPDWRTEFIDYLSKGELPKEKWASRRLKTRSAHYVILDDELHRWTASKVLLKCIHGDKTARVMAETHEGAGGNHSGGRALAIKVRSLGFFWPTMNADCESYARCCDKCQRHAPSIHCPTEMLRTTTAPYPFMRWAMDIIGPLPCSRQRRFILDLTDYFIKWIEAEAYAQVTDREVRGFVWKNIICRHGLPYEIVTDNGSQFMSGNFKEFCSKWNIRLSPSTPRYPQGNGQAESSDKLIIDGIKKRLDLKKGHWANELDGVLWSHRTTTRGSTKSTHFVPRLRRRGHGSR from the exons ATGACCGGACCAGAAACGCGATACCCAACTCTAGAGAAGATGGCTTTAGCAGTCGTCGAAGCAGCAAGAAAGCTTCGACCATACTTCCAGTCACATTCAGTGGAAGTACTGACTGATCAGCCTCTCCGAACGATACTCCAAAACACTAACAGGTCCGGCAGACTCACGAAGTGGGCCATCGAACTCG AATTGGAGCAAGACCTCGCACTCCCGAGCCCAAACTGGACACtgcacgtcgacggatcctcgaCTAACAAGGGAGCAGGTGCCGGAGTCCAACTACAGTCCCCGACCGGAGAGCTAATCAGGCAATCTTTCAGCTTCGGCTTccctgcatcaaacaacgaaGCGGAGTACGAGTCTTTAATCGCTGGACTCCGCTTAGCAAAAGTCGTAAAGGCTAAACGCCTAAGCGCCTATTGCGACTCTCAGTTAGTCGCCAGTCAGTTCAGCGGCGACTACGATGCCCGTAACGATCggatggacgcctacctcaaGATAGAGCAAAGCTTAGCAGCAGAGTTCAAATTCTTCGAACTCGTCAAAGTTCCCAGAGGTAAAAACGTATGCGCCGACGCCCTCGCGGCCCTCGGCAGCAAGCTTCGGGATCAGGTGAAACGAACCATCCCGATACACCGCATCGAGAAACCGAGCATCGATATCTTAACCGACCAAACCCTCGTTATAGCCCCGGTCACCGAACCCGCTACTCTAGACGACGACGGATTTGGTCCTGACTGGAGAACCGAGTTCATCGACTACCTCTCAAAGGGAGAACTCCCAAAGGAGAAATGGGCATCCCGCCGACTAAAAACACGCAGTGCCCATTATGTCATTCTCGACGACGAACTACATCGATGGACCGCGAGTAAAGTACTCCTCAAATGCATTCATGGCGACAAGACAGCAAGGGTTATGGCAGAGACGCACGAAGGCGCCGGCGGAAATCATTCGGGCGGACGTGCACTAGCGATCAAAGTAAGAAGCTTAGGCTTCTTTTGGCCGACGATGAACGCAGATTGCGAGTCTTACGCGAGATGCTGTGACAAGTGCCAACGGCACGCACCTAGCATCCATTGTCCGACTGAAATGTTACGAACAACGACCGCTCCATACCCGTTTATGCGATGGGCAATGGATATCATAGGACCCCTTCCCTGCTCCCGCCAAAGACGCTTCATTCTCGACCTCACCGACTACTTCATCAAATGGATCGAAGCCGAAGCCTACGCCCAAGTCACAGACAGAGAAGTCCGCGGCTTTGTCTGGAAGAACATTATCTGCCGCCACGGTTTACCTTATGAAATCGTTACTGATAATGGATCACAGTTCATGTCGGgcaacttcaaggagttctgcAGCAAATGGAACATCCGACTAAGCCCTTCCACTCCTCGCTACCCGCAAGGTAATGGCCAAGCAGAATCCTCCGACAAACTCATCATCGACGGCATTAAGAAACGTTTGGACCTGAAAAAGGGTCATTGGGCCAACGAACTCGACGGAGTCCTATGGAGCCATCGCACAACAACAAGAGGATCGACTAAATCGACACATTTTGTCCCTCGCCTACGGCGTAGAGGCCATGGCTCCCGCTGA
- the LOC125578123 gene encoding uncharacterized mitochondrial protein AtMg00810-like, which translates to MKECKPCATLVGLKAKLSDKEGKAVDNPTEYRSMAGALQYLTFTRPDISYAVQQICLFMHDSREPHLVALKRVLRYLQGTKQLGLQLLKHQKMSMTVYSDADWAGCPSTRRSTSGFCIYLGDNLISWSAKRQPTVSRSSAEADYKGVANAVADACWLCNLLLEMDFHIPQATIVYCDNISAVYLSSILVQHQRTKHIEIDIHFVREKVQWVKYVCYTFHLSSNMPIFLQKAFPQHSSTTFAQVLAWLRGNIRYLEYAIYSVSVR; encoded by the coding sequence ATGAAAGAATGCAAGCCATGTGCTACTCTTGTTGGCTTGAAGGCTAAGCTAAGTGATAAAGAAGGCAAAGCTGTCGACAATCCAACCGAGTATAGGAGCATGGCAGGAGCTCTCCAATATCTCACATTCACACGCCCTGACATCTCCTACGCAGTTCAGCAGATATGCCTTTTCATGCATGACTCGCGCGAACCTCATCTTGTTGCTCTGAAGCGAGTGCTACGGTACCTTCAAGGAACAAAACAACTTGGTCTTCAGCTTTTGAAACACCAGAAGATGTCAATGACGGTGTACTCGGACGCCGATTGGGCAGGCTGTCCATCAACAAGAAGATCAACATCAGGCTTTTGTATCTATCTTGGTGACAACCTCATCTCCTGGTCTGCAAAACGTCAGCCAACGGTGTCACGATCAAGCGCTGAAGCAGATTACAAGGGTGTAGCAAACGCGGTGGCAGATGCTTGTTGGCTTTGTAACCTTCTTCTCGAAATGGACTTTCACATTCCTCAAGCCACAATCGTATACTGCGACAACATTAGTGCGGTATACTTGTCGTCTATTCTGGTGCAACATCAACGTACCAAGCACATCGAGATAGATATCCATTTCGTCAGAGAGAAGGTCCAATGGGTCAAGTACGTGTGCTACACGTTCCATCTGAGCTCCAATATGCCGATATTTTTACAAAAGGCCTTCCCACAACACTCTTCAACAACTTTCGCTCAAGTCTTGGCGTGGCTGCGGGGGAATATTAGATACCTAGAATATGCTATATATTCTGTATCAGTACGTTAA
- the LOC125578371 gene encoding glutathione S-transferase T3-like, with protein MDSRNPLNPYGQSPSLVGLLNSQNYPYESYQAGVHFGESQQSSEIPPFSSQETETPVGSNKERKKWTPADDEVIISAWINTSKDPVVGNSQKLGTFWSRVGEYYAASPHAVQSGDPREHLNIKQRWHKINDFTNKFCAAYAAAERQITSGQSENDVLKVAHDIYFADHKKKFTLEHVWCLLRFEQKWLSLNTPKPSGASKRKGCETPCQSTNTTAADDDVRPEGIKAAKAKRNTGKGKSVAEYATIMDMKREDWEMKKDDLDRKERLSKLAILDTLLAKTEPLNVAEEVVKNKLLNLLF; from the coding sequence ATGGATTCAAGGAATCCATTGAATCCATATGGTCAGTCCCCTAGTTTAGTCGGCCTCCTTAACAGTCAGAACTATCCTTATGAAAGTTACCAAGCGGGTGTCCACTTTGGAGAATCACAACAGTCATCAGAGATCCCTCCTTTTAGTTCACAAGAAACCGAGACACCAGTGGGCTCTAATAAGGAGAGAAAGAAGTGGACACCAGCTGATGACGAGGTTATAATCAGCGCTTGGATAAACACGTCTAAGGACCCGGTTGTAGGAAATTCACAGAAGCTAGGGACTTTCTGGTCCCGAGTTGGTGAATATTATGCTGCATCTCCACATGCAGTACAGAGTGGTGACCCAAGAGAGCATCTCAATATAAAGCAGAGGTGGCACAAGATTAACGATTTCACTAACAAGTTCTGTGCTGCATATGCAGCAGCAGAGAGACAGATCACCTCTGGTCAAAGTGAGAACGATGTTCTCAAGGTCGCGCACGACATCTACTTCGCTGATCACAAGAAGAAATTTACTCTAGAGCATGTGTGGTGTCTTCTGAGGTTTGAACAAAAGTGGCTAAGCCTCAACACTCCTAAACCGAGTGGTGCTTCTAAACGAAAAGGTTGTGAGACTCCTTGTCAGAGTACAAACACGACTGCTGCTGATGATGATGTCCGGCCTGAAGGTATAAAGGCGGCTAAGGCTAAAAGGAACACGGGTAAAGGAAAGTCAGTGGCTGAGTATGCAACAATTATGGATATGAAGAGGGAAGATTGGGAGATGAAGAAGGATGATTTGGATAGGAAGGAGAGACTATCAAAGCTCGCTATTCTAGACACTCTCTTAGCCAAAACAGAACCACTGAATGTGGCTGAAGAAGTTGTCAAGAATAAGCTACTAAACCTGTTGTTCTGA
- the LOC125578124 gene encoding uncharacterized protein LOC125578124, with amino-acid sequence MMQQLLQGQQVQAKALNQPFAETILVAEENTEQSASSEVTAPSEPAETPPSESMFLRSQIRKSETLDWSKQLAALIPEHPLPEQPRLALSGCSAPVISTESELEEPASTDQEEAASTKQDEAASTEPEFIVTTPTFPERLFARNCYPGKPRLNIYSKASIIGSLVKLLRGSPEMNCLLGSQFGALFHLPVSRCSNSAKLVHSLLSRQLVTMRLYELWFLFADKPIRFSLREFGDITGLKCKPEREKVGNGSESSDATPGRMWKELFETEDEDVTVPDVLRMLEQPSLPEWKRLPLALIALVDGLLVCGHKLLRLTPAYVEMLEDTRSFLQYPWGREAFVSTLSRLTPPQPSDPSKKDKSLSVMRLCLKQQSTACYGFPLALQLFAFKAIPSLLEKIPEPNKTTSFLQEPEGCDSTNALLNFEDILLVETQTEVIVTYSIPDEGGDPKWKKEVIDPRIDNLVRRMREGHKFKATDFRGGDSSLPPLKPAEKAEGVGVKKKCQKPSRRFGKACDEPGSSTQSPQRPIRPRRGICKQAEPGNLSDKEQELKEWIRVELKTQLGVG; translated from the exons atgatgcaacagctgttgcaggGTCAGCAGGTTCAGGCCAAGGCGTTGAATCAG CCGTTTGCTGAGACTATTCTAGTCGCAGAAGAGAACACAGAGCAGTCTGCTAGCTCTGAAGTGACTGCTCCTAGCGAACCTGCTGAAACTCCACCATCCGAGTCTATGTTCCTAAG GTCACAAATCAGAAAATCCGAGACCCTTGACTGGAGCAAGCAGCTGGCTGCTCTTATTCCAGAGCATCCTTTACCAGAGCAACCGCGTCTTGCTCTGTCAGGCTGCTCCGCGCCAG TAATTAGCACGGAGTCCGAACTAGAGGAACCTGCATCCACCGACCAAGAAGAAGCTGCATCCACTAAACAAGACGAAGCTGCATCCACCGAGCCGGAATTTATTGTCACCACGCCGACTTTCCCGGAAAGACTGTTCGCACGTAATTGCTATCCTGGCAAACCCCGACTGAACATCTATTCAAAGGCGAGTATCATTGGATCGTTAGTGAAGTTACTAAGAGGCTCCCCTGAAATGAATTGTCTGCTAGGAAGTCAGTTTGGAGCTCTGTTCCACTTACCTGTATCGCGCTGCTCAAACTCTGCGAAGCTTGTACATTCTCTCCTCAGCCGTCAGCTGGTTACGATGCGCCTATATGAGCTCTGGTTCTTGTTTGCAGACAAGCCAATACGCTTTTCTCTGCGTGAGTTTGGAGACATCACGGGGCTGAAATGCAAGCCTGAAAGGGAAAAAGTTGGAAACGGGTCAGAATCTAGCGATGCCACACCTGGACGTATGTGGAAAGAGTTGTTTGAAACTGAAGATGAAGACGTGACTGTACCAGATGTTCTTCGTATGCTTGAACAGCCTAGTCTTCCTGAGTGGAAGCGGTTGCCACTAGCTCTCATTGCGCTTGTAGATGGGCTCCTGGTTTGTGGTCACAAACTTCTTCGTTTGACGCCTGCTTACGTCGAGATGCTGGAAGACACCAGATCATTTCTTCaatatccatgggggagagagGCATTCGTCAGCACTCTGTCTAGATTGACACCACCTCAACCTTCTGATCCTTCTAAAAAGGATAAATCCCTTTCGGTCATGCGCCTTTGTTTGAAACAGCAGTCAACAGCGTGTTATGGGTTCCCTCTGGCGCTGCAACTTTTTGCTTTTAAAGCTATCCCCTCATTGCTTGAGAAAATTCCCGAACCTAATAAAACCACTTCTTTCTTGCAAGAACCAGAAGGATGCGACTCAACAAATGCACTTCTGAATTTTGAAGACATACTTTTGGTAGAAACCCAAACTGAG GTTATTGTTACGTATTCAATCCCAGATGAAGGTGGGGATCCAAAGTGGAAGAAAGAAGTAATCGATCCCCGAATAGATAACTTAGTTCGTCGAATGCGGGAAGGGCACAAGTTCAAAGCAACTGACTTTAGAGGAGGTGATTCATCGCTTCCACCTCTGAAGCCAGCTGAAAAGGCTGAAGGTGTCGGTGTCAAAAAGAAGTGTCAAAAGCCGTCGAGGCGGTTTGGGAAAGCCTGTGATGAACCTGGAAGTTCGACTCAGTCGCCTCAGCGTCCTATTCGACCTCGTCGTGGGATATGTAAACAGGCTGAACCAGGAAACTTATCAGATAAGGAGCAAGAGCTGAAAGAGTGGATACGAGTTGAACTGAAAACCCAGTTGG GTGTGGGATGA